DNA sequence from the Butyricimonas faecalis genome:
AACTTTTGATCTTCATGCTGATTCCTGTACTTCTCGTGGCAGCCTCTTTGGTTGTACTTTATTTCGGGGCTGATTTTTTGGTAAAAGGTAGCGCGTCTTTGGCCGTGCGTTTTGGAATATCTCCTTTAGTTGTCGGTTTGACCGTGGTGGCTTTCGGAACAAGTGCACCGGAGTTGTTGGTTAGCGTGCAGTCGGCGTTGGAGGGTAATCCGGGTATTGCCGTGGGGAACGTGATGGGATCCAATATATTCAATGTTTGCGCTATTCTTGGTATTTCGGCTATGATTTACCCGTTGCGAGTGAATTCCCGGTTGATTCGTTTGGATGCGCCCGTGATGCTGGTGGCCACGTTGCTGTTCGTGGGGATATTTCGTAACGGGAGTTTCGGAAGATGGGCCGGAATCTTGTTTTTTGCCGGGATATGTGCTTATACGATTTACTGCGTGTACAAGGCCAAGCGGGGAGAGGCTGTTGAAGGGGACGAGGAAATCAAACCCACGAAGAGTTGGATGTTGGATGTCGTGTTGGTGATTGCGGGACTTGCTTTGTTGGTATGGGGATCGGGCTTGCTTGTCGATAATGCCGTGATTATCGCGAAAGCCCTGGGATGGAGCGAGGCGGTGATCGGGCTGACGATCGTGGCGGCAGGAACGAGTATGCCGGAACTGGCAACCTCCGTGGTGGCCGCGTTGAAGAAACGTACGGATATTGCTATCGGTAACGTGATCGGTTCGAATATATTCAATCTTTTGGCTGTTTTGGGATTAACCGCGACGATTGCGCCCGTGGAGACCAACCAGATTAACTGGACGGATATGCTGGTGATGCTCGGAACTTCTTTACTGCTTTTGCCTTTCATGCGCACGGGATTCAAGATCGGGCGGGGGGAAGGTGTGGTATTATTTGTTATTTATGTCGCTTATACATTGTATCTGATTGTTTGGTAAAGTAGGAAGGGGGAATTGGAGTGGTTATATGATAAAACGTTTGTTTGTTGTTATAACAATTCTTGTGAAGCTGTATTCCTGTAACGCGGGCTCTCTATTGGA
Encoded proteins:
- a CDS encoding calcium/sodium antiporter codes for the protein MLIPVLLVAASLVVLYFGADFLVKGSASLAVRFGISPLVVGLTVVAFGTSAPELLVSVQSALEGNPGIAVGNVMGSNIFNVCAILGISAMIYPLRVNSRLIRLDAPVMLVATLLFVGIFRNGSFGRWAGILFFAGICAYTIYCVYKAKRGEAVEGDEEIKPTKSWMLDVVLVIAGLALLVWGSGLLVDNAVIIAKALGWSEAVIGLTIVAAGTSMPELATSVVAALKKRTDIAIGNVIGSNIFNLLAVLGLTATIAPVETNQINWTDMLVMLGTSLLLLPFMRTGFKIGRGEGVVLFVIYVAYTLYLIVW